Within Kineothrix sp. MB12-C1, the genomic segment TGATGATTACTCAATATAATAAAATCAAATGGATATTTTTCGCAGTCTCGCTGGAACTGATTGATTGTTTGAATCTGCACACCAAATTCAATCCCACACTTTATAGAAATCTGTCCTGCATATTTCTCACTTAGTTTTCTCACTTCTTCAAAGTATGCTTCATAATCGCAGTTTAAATCTGTTTTTACACCATAATCCACATGCTCTGTAAATGCAATTTCATCCAACTTAAGCTGTAACGCCCTATGAACCATATCTTCCATAGGGCATTCTGAATCATCACTATAATAGGTGTGTACATGGTAGTCTGCTCTATATTTTTTTAACATTTCCATAATTTCGCCTCCTTTTCTACCGCAGTCTTCTTTCTTCTAAATCTTCAATTGTAATCTCTCTGTCTTTAAAATGACATTTCTCATCGTTTTACCTAAAATAAATATCTGCAATCTTTGCTCGGCGCAGTATAATATTGCTAAAATATTCATCTTTTCTTATGATAAAGGTCTGCCTGATGACAGTATAGTTTTTCTATCCCATTGCCTTCTGAAAATTCCACTAATTCAGAAGACAGATTTTGCAGATATCCCACACCTCACATACTCTCATGGGCAGGAAAATATAATTTTTTTATATATAATTAGTTCTTCTATGTCCATCTAATACTCTTCTACATACACACGCTGATCGTATGGTAACCAGTGGGGAAATAATGGACTTATGTTTTATTCAAGGTATAAACTGCGTAAAAGTTCAGCGTCCTTCTCCGTTATACTAAGCCCTTCCCTTATGTATCCTTCAAAATCACCATAGATCTCTTTCGCCGTATAATACATCGTTTCCAGATAGCTTTCATGAACGGAAAGCAGACGTCTCATACCTTCCAGTTGCTCACTGTTGAATCCTTTTTCTATCTCGATTGCTTCCAATATCAAATTATTCGCAGCCTCTCTGGACTTGTTAGTTTGCAGATAATCTTCAAAAATATCATCTTTGTCAGCGCCAAGAATAGTCAAGACAATCGCTGCACCAATCCCTGTCCGGTCCTTTCCGGCAAAGCAGTGAAAAATTGTCGACCCTTGCGTAATCTCATTTAACTTAATAATAAAATCATGGTATCCCTGACGAGAACCTGAATCCAACGTAATTCCCTTATAAATGTCCTGCATTCCACGGTCAGCGAGGGTAATATTTAAATCTGCACTGATATTATCCAAGCTTGTCTTATTTTCCTTGATTGATTTCATAATGTCGATATGACAATACTCCACACCAGAAATGGTAACATCCGGTCTTAACCCGACTTCTTTTTTATCCCTGAAATCTACTATCATCTTCAATTGATGGTCTCGGATCAGACTGTTGATATCTTCCTTGCCAACCTCCACCAATTCGCCGGAACGAAACAATCTGTTCCTCCTTATGGTACCATATGCTGTTTTCAGCCCTCCCAGTTCTCTGAAGTTCACTAAACCTGACATCTGTACTCCTCCTTTGTTCCTCACTTATAAATAAATTTATTCTTTATATACATCTCAGCCTTTGATCTTTTCCGCACCTTCTGGTCCCTTTTATCCACTTTTCGTTGTAACAGGACTATGGATTCTACATTCCTATAGACGGACGTTTTATACTACATGACAGAAGTAAACTGATGGATTTTTAGGCGTGGTAAAATTTTACCCCTGACACCTCTCTTCTTCATGTGTTCAATTGTAGAATCGAGGTTTGGGGTCTGAAAAACAAAAGATTGATGCCCAGTTGGTTCTACATTACACTTTTTGCAATCCCATATACAAATCATAGGTCCATTTTTTAAAAATCCAAGATAAACACCATTTGTATTATCACCATCTGTTTTGGTAATCGGTATTTCTAATATTTGTGTATAAAATTCAATAAGCTCTTCTGCTTTTTCGGAGAAAATATTGGTACAGTAATATCCTGTTATCATTATCTCACTTCCCTCAAATTCCGATTTGTATTCCGATATAACTGGAAATTTATGTTTCATTGGTACTACCGATTTCAAGTAGATTTCCCTCAGGGTCGGCGACATAAAAGTTGCGAATACCAAAAGGATAGGTGATGGGTTCGCCTGTAGGAAATTGTAGACCCAGCTTTGATAGCCGCTCATATTCCATATCCACATCAGCAAAACTGGGTAACCAAAGGGCAATTTCAAACGTCTGATTGATTCCTTTTGGTGGAATATAACTTTCCCCAATTGCCTTCACGAACTCTTTCCTACTATACATAAATAGGGATAACACACCGCTTGCAGTCTCAAACTCTGCGAAATCCCCACCAGTCCACTCCGTATAAAAGCCTAAGGTATCTCTGTAGAACCGAACCATACTGTCTATATCGTCAACTAATAGACCCGTACCTATCCTTACATCTTTTCCGTTCAAAATCATCATCTCCTTTATATAAGAAAGTTAATTTGCAAATTCTTTAGGTTAGAATCGATGATGGTGTAAACGAGAAAGCAGTTTTTGTTTGCCAGCAACTGCCCTTTCGTTTACATCATTTTCTATTTGACCTAATTGAACAAAGTGAGCGTCCGAATAGCCATAACCTATGGTCTTTCAATTCTTTGCTCCTACCCATGATTATACTGGATTTTTCAACAAGTGCAAGATATTATCTGACATAACTGCTATAAATGGCATGACAATAAAACCTCAGAAACTGGGGCTTGTAAAAAGTATGGATAGCACATGCTAGCTGCGAAGTGGACCTTTTCGCTGTGGGGCACCAAGATGACCACCGCATGTTTTACAGATGTACCCCTCGAGACTGGACATGGTATAATAAACTAGACACTTAGATAAGAGAATTCTGTGAAAGGTGGATGGTTTATGGCAAGAAGAAAGTTTGATAGAAATTTCAAATTAGCAGCGGTAAAGCTTGTTGTTCATGATGAGATGCCCGTTTCTGAAGTAGCTATGCAACTGGACATTCATTATAATAGTTTATATCGTTGGATTCGTGAATACGAAGAGTATGGAGAAAGTGCGTTCCCATGGGTGCGCACTTTTTAATTATCAGTATGAAATTAATAAATTAAAGAGTGAAAATAAGCATTTACAGGAGGAACTTGAATGGTTAAAAAAGTTCCGGGCCTTCTTGAAGAAAAAGAATGTGTGAGATTCCAGTTTTTAAAGGATCATCAGGAACAATACAACATCAAGAGGGCCTGTAAAACACTCCATATATCCCGTTCTGGATTTTATGAATATTTAAAGCGTAAAGAATCTGATCGTGCCATTGAAAACAAAATACTTAGTCAGGAAATTAAACACGTATTTGAAGAACATAAAGAAAGATACGGCTGTTTACGAATTTCAAAGGCTTTGGAAAATGAGGGTTTAAAGATTAATCATAAACGAGTCCAGAAACTTATGCGTTCCATAGGCTTATATGCCAAGGGAACCCGGTATCGATATAAGCATTTGTTCCAACGAAAAAAGGTGTTTTATATCTGGCAGTCTTTTTAGATATATTTTCTCGAAAGATTACAGGCTGGTCCATGGGAAGAAACATGAAAGATACTCTCGTAATGGAGGCTTTCATGCAGGGATATGGCCGGGAACTTCCGGAAGATGAATTAATTGTTCATACTGATCAAGGCTCACAATATACAAGCGGTAATTTCAGAAGGCTATTGAAACAACATAAAGCCATCCATAGTAATAGCCGAAAAGGGAATCCTTATGATAATGCAATGATGGAGTCTTTCTATCGTACCTTAAAAAGAGAGCTTATTCTGGATGCCAGATTTGAAACACCAGAACAAGCTCAAATGGAAATTTTTAAATATATTGAACTATACTATAATACGAAGCGCATGCATTCTGCACTGGGCTATATTTCTCCCGTGCAATTTGAGCAAGAAAACTCATAAAATCAACTTAACTTTGTGTCTAGAAAATGTTGACAAGTACAAGACTTTAATTATTTCATCTGTCTACTATATGGGGAGCATATCATTTACTGGGCTTTCTTCTCTAGCAACAACACCGTCTCCACATGCCCCGAACAGGAAGCAATTTTCAAAGCGGTTAATCATCCCGCTTCTGCGGGGAACACTTGTAGAGAAATCTGCATAGGGGCTCTTTTTTAGGTTCACTCCCGCCTACGCGGGGAACACTTGCTCTTCCGAATCCTCATGC encodes:
- a CDS encoding tyrosine-protein phosphatase, which translates into the protein MSGLVNFRELGGLKTAYGTIRRNRLFRSGELVEVGKEDINSLIRDHQLKMIVDFRDKKEVGLRPDVTISGVEYCHIDIMKSIKENKTSLDNISADLNITLADRGMQDIYKGITLDSGSRQGYHDFIIKLNEITQGSTIFHCFAGKDRTGIGAAIVLTILGADKDDIFEDYLQTNKSREAANNLILEAIEIEKGFNSEQLEGMRRLLSVHESYLETMYYTAKEIYGDFEGYIREGLSITEKDAELLRSLYLE
- a CDS encoding VOC family protein produces the protein MKHKFPVISEYKSEFEGSEIMITGYYCTNIFSEKAEELIEFYTQILEIPITKTDGDNTNGVYLGFLKNGPMICIWDCKKCNVEPTGHQSFVFQTPNLDSTIEHMKKRGVRGKILPRLKIHQFTSVM
- a CDS encoding VOC family protein — protein: MNGKDVRIGTGLLVDDIDSMVRFYRDTLGFYTEWTGGDFAEFETASGVLSLFMYSRKEFVKAIGESYIPPKGINQTFEIALWLPSFADVDMEYERLSKLGLQFPTGEPITYPFGIRNFYVADPEGNLLEIGSTNET